Proteins from a single region of Streptomyces sp. Tu 3180:
- a CDS encoding SulP family inorganic anion transporter: protein MSACVPARTADSDRTERTHPPHSPPTGPRRFRIAGADLSASIAVFLIALPLSLGIALATGAPLQAGLVAAAVGGLVAGRLGGSPLQVSGPAAGLTVVTADLIQQYGWRTTCAITVLAGLAQLGLGCLRVARGALAVSPAIVHGMLAGIGVTIAVAQLHIVLGGTPQSSVPDNLRALPAQLANLHPAALSVSVLTLALLLLWPRLPGRAGRVARAVPAALVAVTGATAVAAAAGLVLPKVELPSWRNHALAGLPDGPVLGLAAAVLTTTLVCSVQSLLGAVAVDKLASNRPGPARVGRSDLDRELLGQGAANIVSGSLGGLPVAGVAVRSSANVHAGAVSRNSTMLHGAFVVVAALLMVPLLELIPLASLAALVMAVGIQMVSLHHIRTVTRHREVLVYAATTLGVVSLGVLEGVALGIAVAVGVALHRLTRTRITHEEREGVHHVHVRGQLTFLAVPRLSRALHLVPHGADAVVALDGSFMDHAAYETLQDWQSTHTARGGTVEITGRRAGIRIAEPATLTGHHPEDGTEESGASGADCRCRPWTAWRNHQCERPQSGPGGAGPSAPDEDEPEPSGTGGHELVRGISTFQRNTAPLVRGELARLAREGQRPTQLFLTCADSRLVTSMITSSGPGDLFVVRNVGNLVPPPGEESGDDSVAAAIEYAVEVLAVRSITVCGHSGCGAMQALLDSDPDGAETPLRRWLRHGLPSLEHMGDANRSWARLAGRAPADAVEQLCLTNVVQQLEHLRAHASVARALEKGALELHGLYFHVGEAQAYLLTERDGEGVFDRVRAVDLAV, encoded by the coding sequence ATGTCAGCCTGCGTTCCCGCCCGCACCGCCGACTCGGACCGGACCGAGCGCACCCACCCGCCCCACAGCCCGCCGACCGGACCGCGGCGCTTCCGCATCGCGGGCGCCGACCTGTCGGCCTCGATCGCGGTCTTCCTGATCGCCCTTCCCCTGTCCCTCGGCATCGCCCTCGCCACCGGCGCGCCGCTCCAGGCCGGACTGGTCGCCGCCGCCGTGGGCGGACTCGTCGCCGGGCGGCTCGGCGGCTCCCCGCTCCAGGTGAGCGGCCCGGCCGCCGGGCTCACCGTCGTCACCGCCGACCTCATCCAGCAGTACGGCTGGCGGACGACCTGCGCCATCACCGTGCTCGCCGGACTCGCCCAGCTCGGCCTGGGATGTCTGCGGGTGGCGCGCGGCGCGCTCGCCGTCAGCCCCGCCATCGTGCACGGCATGCTCGCCGGCATCGGCGTCACCATCGCCGTCGCCCAGCTGCACATCGTCCTCGGCGGCACCCCGCAGAGCTCCGTCCCCGACAACCTCCGCGCGCTCCCCGCCCAGTTGGCGAACCTGCACCCCGCGGCCCTGTCGGTGAGCGTGCTGACGCTGGCGCTGCTGCTGCTGTGGCCCCGGCTGCCCGGCCGGGCCGGACGCGTCGCCCGCGCGGTCCCGGCCGCGCTCGTCGCCGTCACCGGGGCCACCGCGGTGGCCGCCGCGGCCGGCCTCGTCCTGCCCAAGGTGGAGCTGCCGTCCTGGCGCAACCACGCCCTGGCCGGTCTGCCCGACGGTCCGGTGCTCGGCCTCGCCGCCGCCGTGCTCACGACGACGCTGGTGTGCAGCGTGCAGTCGCTGCTCGGCGCGGTCGCCGTGGACAAGCTGGCGTCCAACCGCCCCGGTCCCGCCCGCGTGGGGCGGTCCGACCTGGACCGCGAACTGCTCGGACAGGGCGCGGCCAACATCGTCTCCGGCTCCCTCGGCGGACTGCCCGTGGCCGGGGTGGCCGTCCGCAGTTCCGCGAACGTGCACGCGGGCGCCGTGAGCCGGAACTCCACGATGCTGCACGGCGCTTTCGTCGTGGTCGCCGCGCTGCTGATGGTGCCGCTCCTGGAGCTCATCCCGCTCGCCTCGCTCGCCGCCCTGGTGATGGCCGTCGGCATCCAGATGGTGTCCCTGCACCACATCCGCACGGTGACCCGCCACCGCGAGGTCCTGGTCTACGCCGCCACCACCCTCGGCGTGGTGTCCCTCGGCGTCCTGGAGGGCGTGGCGCTGGGCATCGCCGTGGCCGTCGGCGTGGCCCTGCACCGCCTCACCCGCACCCGTATCACGCACGAGGAGCGGGAGGGGGTCCACCACGTCCACGTACGAGGGCAGTTGACGTTCCTCGCGGTGCCGCGGCTCAGCCGCGCCCTGCATCTCGTCCCGCACGGGGCCGACGCCGTGGTGGCGTTGGACGGATCGTTCATGGACCACGCGGCGTACGAGACGCTGCAGGACTGGCAGAGCACCCACACCGCGCGGGGCGGCACCGTGGAGATCACCGGCCGCCGTGCCGGGATCCGGATCGCCGAGCCCGCGACCCTCACCGGCCACCACCCGGAGGACGGGACCGAGGAGAGCGGCGCGTCCGGCGCCGACTGCCGCTGCCGGCCCTGGACGGCCTGGCGCAACCACCAGTGCGAACGCCCGCAGTCCGGACCGGGCGGCGCAGGGCCGAGCGCGCCCGACGAGGACGAGCCGGAGCCGTCCGGCACCGGCGGACACGAACTGGTGCGGGGCATCAGCACGTTCCAGCGCAACACCGCTCCCCTGGTGCGCGGTGAGCTGGCCCGGCTGGCGCGCGAGGGACAGCGGCCCACGCAGCTGTTTCTGACCTGCGCCGACTCCCGGCTGGTGACCTCGATGATCACGTCCAGTGGTCCGGGGGACCTGTTCGTGGTGCGCAACGTCGGCAACCTCGTGCCGCCGCCCGGCGAGGAGAGCGGCGACGACTCGGTGGCGGCCGCCATCGAGTACGCCGTGGAGGTGCTGGCGGTGCGGTCGATCACCGTGTGCGGCCACTCGGGGTGCGGCGCGATGCAGGCGCTGCTCGACTCGGATCCGGACGGCGCCGAGACCCCGCTGAGACGGTGGCTGCGGCACGGGCTGCCGAGTCTGGAGCACATGGGCGACGCGAACAGGTCCTGGGCGCGGCTGGCCGGGCGGGCGCCCGCCGACGCGGTCGAGCAGCT
- a CDS encoding ATP-binding protein — protein sequence MKIAFVGKGGSGKTTLSSLFIRHLAAEGAPVVAVDADINQHLGAALGLDEAEAAALPAMGDHLPLIKDYLRGTNPRIASAETMIKTTPPGAGSRLLRVCEDNPVYDACARPVELDGGAVRLMVTGSFTDADLGVACYHSKTGAVELCLNHLVDGPGEYVVVDMTAGSDSFASGLFTRFDITFLVAEPTRKGVSVYRQYKEYAHDFGVTLKVVGNKVQGPDDLDFLRAEVGDDLLVTVGHSDWVRAMEKGRPPRFPLLEEPNRRALRLLHTAADATYRLRDGERYTRQMVHFHLKNARSWGNERTGADLAAQVDPDFVLGERVTAPV from the coding sequence ATGAAAATTGCTTTCGTTGGAAAGGGCGGCAGCGGAAAGACGACCCTGTCCTCCTTGTTCATCCGTCACCTCGCGGCCGAGGGCGCCCCGGTCGTCGCGGTCGACGCCGACATCAACCAGCACCTGGGAGCCGCGCTGGGCCTCGACGAGGCGGAGGCGGCCGCGCTGCCCGCGATGGGCGACCACCTGCCGCTGATCAAGGACTACCTGCGCGGCACCAATCCGCGCATCGCGTCCGCCGAGACGATGATCAAGACGACGCCGCCCGGTGCGGGCTCCCGGCTGCTGCGGGTGTGCGAGGACAACCCGGTCTACGACGCCTGCGCACGGCCGGTGGAACTCGACGGCGGGGCCGTCCGTCTGATGGTCACCGGCTCCTTCACGGACGCCGACCTGGGGGTCGCCTGCTACCACTCCAAGACCGGAGCGGTGGAGCTGTGCCTGAACCACCTGGTGGACGGCCCCGGCGAGTACGTCGTGGTGGACATGACGGCCGGTTCGGACTCCTTCGCCTCCGGCCTGTTCACCCGCTTCGACATCACGTTCCTGGTGGCCGAGCCGACCCGGAAGGGGGTCTCCGTCTACCGCCAGTACAAGGAGTACGCCCACGACTTCGGCGTCACCCTGAAGGTCGTCGGCAACAAGGTGCAGGGTCCGGACGACCTCGACTTCCTCCGCGCGGAGGTCGGGGACGACCTGCTCGTGACGGTGGGGCACTCGGACTGGGTCAGGGCCATGGAGAAGGGCCGGCCGCCCCGTTTCCCGCTCCTGGAGGAGCCGAACCGCCGGGCCCTGCGCCTGCTGCACACGGCCGCCGACGCGACGTACCGGCTCCGCGACGGGGAGCGCTACACCCGCCAGATGGTGCACTTCCACCTGAAGAACGCCCGGTCGTGGGGCAACGAGCGCACCGGGGCCGACCTGGCCGCGCAGGTCGACCCGGACTTCGTGCTCGGCGAGAGGGTCACGGCGCCCGTCTGA
- a CDS encoding oxidoreductase, which produces MSTTGATADPLAALGSLPGVADSVESVRKAVDRVYGHRVMRRRSNEITSEAALRGARGSAALAGADWALEEVRRRSDFGGDAEARTMGAALRLSAEAGQLLSIWRQSPLRVLARLHLVAAADRAEQVGRPRQEGEAVDEPLIGLGLPSAAEAHGRLEGLSGLIIAGGSAPALVTAAVVHGELLALRPFVSHNGLVARTAERIVLVGSGLDPKAVCPAEVGHAELGREAYLAALEGYVSGTPEGVAAWIAHCGRAIELGARESTAVCEALQRGAA; this is translated from the coding sequence ATGAGTACGACAGGCGCGACCGCCGACCCCCTCGCGGCCCTGGGCTCCCTGCCGGGAGTGGCCGACTCCGTGGAGTCCGTGCGCAAGGCCGTGGACCGGGTCTACGGGCACCGGGTCATGCGGCGGCGCAGCAACGAGATCACCTCCGAGGCGGCGCTGCGCGGCGCCCGCGGCTCGGCGGCGCTCGCGGGCGCGGACTGGGCCCTGGAGGAGGTGCGCCGGCGCAGCGACTTCGGCGGCGACGCCGAGGCGCGCACGATGGGCGCGGCCCTGCGCCTGAGCGCCGAGGCGGGCCAGCTGCTGTCCATCTGGCGGCAGTCGCCCCTGAGGGTGCTGGCCAGGCTGCACCTGGTGGCGGCGGCCGACAGGGCCGAGCAGGTCGGGCGGCCCCGGCAGGAGGGCGAGGCGGTCGACGAGCCCCTGATCGGGCTCGGGCTGCCGAGCGCCGCGGAGGCGCACGGCCGGCTGGAGGGGCTGTCCGGACTGATCATCGCGGGCGGTTCCGCCCCGGCGCTGGTGACGGCCGCCGTCGTCCACGGCGAGCTCCTCGCCCTGCGTCCCTTCGTCTCCCACAACGGCCTGGTCGCGCGGACCGCCGAACGGATCGTCCTGGTCGGCAGCGGTCTCGACCCGAAGGCGGTCTGCCCGGCCGAGGTGGGACACGCCGAACTGGGGCGCGAGGCCTATCTGGCGGCCCTGGAGGGCTACGTCTCCGGCACGCCCGAGGGCGTGGCCGCGTGGATCGCCCACTGCGGGCGCGCGATCGAGCTCGGGGCGCGCGAGTCGACGGCGGTGTGCGAGGCGCTCCAGCGCGGAGCGGCGTGA
- a CDS encoding HAD family hydrolase, whose translation MLRGVENHSSPRTAAFFDLDKTVIAKSSTLTFSKSFYQGGLINRRAVLRTAYAQFVFLAGGADHEQMERMRKYLSALCRGWNVRQVKEIVAETLHDLIDPIIYDEAATLIEEHHTAGRDVVIVSTSGAEVVEPIGELLGADRVVATRMVVGDDGCFTGEVEYYAYGPTKAEAIRELAESEGYDLARCYAYSDSATDVPMLESVGHPHAVNPDRALRREALAREWPILDFHRPVRLKQRFPAFSVPPRPALVAAAAIGAAAATAGLVWYASRRRAPAA comes from the coding sequence ATGCTCAGGGGCGTGGAAAACCACTCGTCGCCCCGCACAGCCGCCTTCTTTGACCTGGACAAGACGGTCATTGCGAAGTCGAGCACACTCACGTTCAGCAAGTCCTTCTACCAAGGCGGCCTGATCAACCGCAGAGCGGTCCTGCGCACCGCATACGCCCAGTTCGTCTTCCTGGCCGGCGGCGCCGACCACGAGCAGATGGAGCGGATGCGCAAGTACCTGTCCGCGCTGTGCCGCGGCTGGAACGTCCGGCAGGTCAAGGAGATCGTCGCCGAGACGCTGCACGACCTGATCGACCCGATCATCTACGACGAGGCCGCCACCCTGATCGAGGAGCACCACACCGCGGGCCGCGACGTCGTGATCGTGTCCACCTCCGGCGCCGAGGTGGTCGAGCCGATCGGCGAACTGCTCGGCGCGGACCGGGTCGTGGCCACCCGCATGGTGGTGGGCGACGACGGGTGCTTCACCGGCGAGGTGGAGTACTACGCGTACGGCCCGACGAAGGCCGAGGCGATCAGGGAGCTGGCCGAGTCCGAGGGCTACGACCTGGCCCGTTGCTACGCCTACAGCGATTCGGCGACCGATGTGCCGATGCTGGAGTCCGTGGGCCACCCGCACGCCGTGAACCCGGACCGCGCGCTGCGCCGGGAGGCCCTCGCGCGCGAGTGGCCGATCCTGGACTTCCACCGGCCCGTCCGGCTCAAACAGCGCTTCCCCGCGTTCTCCGTGCCGCCGCGCCCCGCCCTGGTCGCGGCGGCCGCCATAGGGGCCGCCGCGGCCACCGCGGGCCTCGTCTGGTACGCCAGCCGACGCCGCGCGCCCGCGGCCTGA
- the ssd gene encoding septum site-determining protein Ssd, with protein MAGTVTRDPLPASGGGHQGAPLIVTEDAGLLDDLLRLCAAAGATPEVHHGVPESRGGWEAAPLVLVGDDAARRVRGAPRRRGVVLVGRDQDDPGVWRRAVEIGADHVLMLPDGEQWLVDRIADVAEGVGRPALTVGVIGGRGGAGASTLACALAVTSAREGLRTLLVDADPLGGGLDVVLGGETAEGLRWPAFAASRGRVGGGALEESLPELHALRVLSWDRGDCVAVPPQAVRAVLAAARRGGGTVVVDLPRRVDDGVAEVLAQLDLGLLVVPAELRAVAAAGRVASAVGMVLRDLRAAVRGPYAPGLDDREVARLLGLPLAGEVPVEPALQRPYGTGQPPGASGRGPLARFCKEFWERALVEARTA; from the coding sequence ATGGCCGGAACCGTCACGCGCGATCCGCTGCCCGCCTCCGGGGGAGGCCACCAGGGCGCACCGCTGATCGTCACCGAGGACGCCGGACTCCTCGACGACCTGCTGCGCCTGTGCGCGGCGGCCGGCGCCACGCCGGAGGTCCACCACGGGGTGCCGGAGTCGAGGGGCGGCTGGGAGGCCGCGCCGCTCGTCCTCGTCGGGGACGACGCCGCACGGCGCGTGCGCGGGGCCCCGCGACGACGAGGAGTGGTGCTGGTCGGCCGGGACCAGGACGATCCCGGGGTCTGGCGGCGGGCCGTCGAGATCGGCGCCGACCACGTGCTGATGCTGCCCGACGGCGAGCAGTGGCTGGTGGACCGCATCGCCGACGTGGCGGAGGGCGTCGGACGGCCCGCCCTGACGGTCGGCGTCATCGGCGGCCGGGGCGGGGCGGGCGCGTCCACGCTCGCGTGCGCGCTCGCCGTCACCTCCGCGCGGGAGGGACTGCGCACGCTCCTCGTGGACGCGGACCCGCTGGGCGGCGGACTCGACGTGGTCCTCGGCGGGGAGACGGCCGAGGGGCTGCGCTGGCCGGCGTTCGCCGCCTCCCGCGGGCGGGTCGGCGGCGGAGCCCTGGAGGAGTCGCTGCCCGAACTGCACGCGCTGCGGGTGCTCAGCTGGGACCGCGGCGACTGCGTCGCCGTGCCGCCCCAGGCCGTGCGCGCGGTGCTCGCCGCGGCGCGGCGCGGGGGCGGCACGGTCGTGGTCGACCTGCCGCGCCGCGTCGACGACGGGGTCGCCGAGGTCCTCGCCCAGCTCGACCTCGGGCTCCTCGTGGTCCCCGCGGAACTGCGCGCCGTCGCGGCGGCGGGGCGCGTCGCCTCCGCCGTGGGCATGGTCCTGCGCGATCTGCGGGCGGCGGTCCGCGGGCCGTACGCGCCCGGCCTGGACGACCGTGAGGTGGCCCGGCTGCTCGGACTGCCCCTGGCGGGGGAGGTGCCCGTCGAACCCGCCCTGCAGCGCCCGTACGGGACGGGGCAACCACCCGGGGCGTCGGGCCGGGGGCCCCTGGCCCGCTTCTGCAAGGAGTTCTGGGAGCGGGCGCTGGTGGAGGCGAGGACGGCATGA
- a CDS encoding TadA family conjugal transfer-associated ATPase, with protein MPPGLLDGVRRWLAESGAEPTPARVAQALREQGRVLGDAEVLGAAEQLRSELVGSGPLERLLADASVTDVLVSAPDRVWVDRGGGLELTDVSFPDAVAVRRLAQRLAAVAGRRLDDARPWVDARLPDGTRLHAVLPPVAVGCACLSLRVVRPRAFTLDELVAAGTVPPGGDRVLRALLDARLSFLVSGGTGSGKTTLLSALLGLVGPDERIVLAEDSAELRPDHPHVVRLETRPANQEGAGLVTLEDLVRQALRMRPDRLVVGEVRGSEVVHLLAALNTGHDGSGTVHANAAADVPARLEALGTAAGLDRLALHSQLAAALSVVLHLVRDRTGRRRISEVHVLERDPSGLVRTVPALRWGPEAFARERGWERLRGLLRLTDRGGGLREGTGG; from the coding sequence ATGCCGCCCGGTCTGCTCGACGGAGTGCGGCGGTGGCTGGCCGAGAGCGGGGCCGAGCCGACGCCCGCGCGGGTGGCGCAGGCGCTGCGGGAGCAGGGACGGGTGCTCGGGGACGCCGAAGTGCTGGGGGCCGCCGAGCAGCTGCGTTCCGAGCTGGTCGGCAGCGGGCCGCTGGAACGGCTCCTCGCCGACGCGTCGGTGACGGACGTGCTGGTGTCCGCGCCGGACCGGGTCTGGGTGGACCGGGGCGGAGGGCTGGAGCTCACCGACGTCTCCTTCCCCGACGCGGTGGCCGTCCGGCGTCTCGCGCAGCGGCTGGCCGCCGTGGCCGGCCGGCGCCTGGACGACGCCCGGCCCTGGGTCGACGCGCGCCTGCCCGACGGGACACGGCTGCACGCGGTGCTGCCCCCGGTGGCCGTCGGGTGCGCCTGTCTGTCCCTGCGGGTGGTGCGGCCCCGCGCCTTCACGCTCGACGAGCTGGTGGCGGCCGGGACGGTGCCGCCGGGCGGGGACCGCGTGCTGCGGGCGCTGCTGGACGCCCGGTTGTCGTTCCTCGTCAGCGGGGGTACCGGCAGCGGCAAGACGACCCTTCTGAGCGCCCTGCTGGGGCTGGTCGGGCCGGACGAGCGGATCGTGCTGGCCGAGGACTCGGCGGAACTGCGGCCCGACCACCCGCACGTCGTGCGCCTGGAGACCAGGCCCGCCAACCAGGAGGGCGCGGGGCTGGTCACCCTCGAGGACCTGGTGCGACAGGCGCTGCGGATGCGGCCGGACCGGCTGGTCGTGGGCGAGGTGCGCGGCTCGGAGGTGGTCCATCTGCTGGCCGCCCTCAACACGGGCCACGACGGCTCGGGGACGGTCCACGCCAACGCCGCCGCCGACGTACCGGCCCGGTTGGAGGCGCTCGGTACGGCGGCCGGGCTCGACCGGCTCGCGCTGCACAGCCAGCTGGCGGCCGCCCTCTCGGTGGTGCTGCACCTCGTGCGCGACCGGACCGGGCGGCGGCGGATCTCGGAGGTGCACGTGCTGGAACGGGACCCGTCGGGACTGGTGCGGACGGTGCCGGCGCTGCGGTGGGGCCCGGAGGCCTTCGCGCGCGAGCGGGGGTGGGAGCGGCTGCGGGGGCTGCTGCGGCTCACGGACCGCGGCGGGGGACTGCGAGAGGGGACCGGGGGATGA
- a CDS encoding type II secretion system F family protein — translation MSVGAAVACLGTAAWLLGGGRAGARRARLLLADGAAAGSGPPGRPRVAREWRRIRERWHAEWWSLAAGVVLAVLGSSVLPVVAGAAGVPLLRRVRLAARERRARESRGDAVIALCGAFAGEVRAGRQPGAALVSAARDSGGLGDAQAAVLAAARFGGDVPEALAAAAGRPGAEGLRGLAACWRVAVDQGAGLADGLDRLEAALRAERDQRADLRAQLAGARATAVMLAALPAVGLALGTALGADPLHVLLHTPSGLGCLAAGGVLEGLGLWWVLRIVRGAEEAAG, via the coding sequence ATGTCGGTGGGCGCGGCCGTGGCGTGTCTGGGGACCGCGGCCTGGCTGCTGGGCGGGGGGCGGGCCGGGGCCCGGCGGGCGCGGTTGCTGCTGGCCGACGGGGCGGCGGCCGGGAGCGGGCCACCGGGACGGCCCCGCGTGGCCCGCGAGTGGCGGCGGATCCGCGAGCGGTGGCACGCGGAGTGGTGGTCGCTGGCCGCCGGGGTCGTGCTGGCGGTGCTGGGCTCGTCGGTGCTGCCCGTCGTCGCGGGAGCGGCCGGGGTGCCCCTGCTGCGGCGGGTGCGGCTGGCCGCCCGGGAGCGCCGGGCGCGCGAGAGCCGTGGGGACGCGGTGATCGCGTTGTGCGGCGCGTTCGCCGGGGAGGTGCGTGCGGGGCGACAGCCGGGTGCGGCGCTCGTGTCGGCCGCGCGGGACTCCGGCGGGCTCGGTGACGCGCAGGCCGCCGTGCTGGCGGCGGCGCGCTTCGGCGGGGACGTTCCGGAGGCGCTCGCGGCGGCGGCGGGACGGCCGGGCGCCGAGGGACTGCGCGGACTCGCCGCGTGCTGGCGGGTGGCGGTGGACCAGGGGGCTGGGCTCGCGGACGGACTGGACCGGCTGGAAGCGGCACTGCGGGCCGAACGCGACCAGCGTGCCGACCTGCGCGCCCAGCTGGCCGGCGCCCGCGCCACGGCGGTGATGCTCGCCGCGCTCCCGGCGGTGGGGCTCGCGCTCGGCACCGCCCTCGGCGCCGACCCGCTGCACGTCCTGCTGCACACACCGTCGGGGCTGGGCTGTCTGGCGGCCGGCGGGGTGCTGGAGGGGCTGGGGCTGTGGTGGGTGCTGCGGATCGTGCGGGGTGCCGAGGAGGCGGCCGGGTGA
- a CDS encoding type II secretion system F family protein, which produces MSGDVVHRLGAVVGTVSALVWLVRWGERTRRGRRARRRLAEVLAPEPAVAVPRLRVPDTARNWLPPVCVACAGWALVGGPTGVAVGLVAAAGLRRWRRRRAADGPHTRERERLAAGAARQLPLAADLLSACIAAGAGPVTAARAVGDTLGGPVGEALARGAAEVRLGGEPGAAWQRLAALPGAAALARLLERADVSGLPLSGPVARLAAGARAEWARAATARARRAAVMVSAPVGLCFLPAFVAVGVLPVVIGLAGGVLGGGGGD; this is translated from the coding sequence GTGAGCGGGGACGTCGTCCACAGGCTGGGGGCAGTGGTGGGGACGGTGTCGGCGCTGGTGTGGCTGGTGCGGTGGGGGGAGCGGACGCGGCGCGGGCGGAGGGCGCGGCGGCGACTGGCCGAGGTGCTGGCCCCGGAGCCCGCGGTGGCCGTCCCGCGTCTCAGGGTGCCGGACACCGCGCGGAACTGGCTGCCGCCCGTGTGCGTGGCGTGTGCCGGGTGGGCGCTGGTGGGCGGTCCCACCGGCGTCGCGGTGGGGTTGGTCGCCGCAGCCGGACTGCGGCGGTGGCGGCGCCGTCGGGCGGCGGACGGCCCGCACACGCGCGAGCGGGAGCGCCTTGCGGCCGGGGCGGCGCGTCAACTGCCCCTCGCCGCCGACCTGCTGTCCGCCTGCATCGCGGCGGGCGCCGGCCCGGTGACGGCCGCGCGGGCCGTCGGAGACACCTTGGGCGGACCGGTCGGAGAGGCGCTGGCACGGGGCGCGGCGGAGGTGCGGCTCGGTGGAGAACCGGGTGCGGCGTGGCAGCGGCTGGCCGCGCTGCCGGGTGCCGCGGCCCTGGCCCGGCTGCTGGAACGGGCCGACGTGTCCGGGCTCCCCCTGTCCGGCCCCGTGGCCCGGCTCGCCGCCGGGGCCCGCGCGGAGTGGGCCCGCGCGGCGACGGCACGGGCCCGGCGGGCGGCCGTCATGGTCAGCGCGCCGGTGGGGCTGTGCTTCCTGCCCGCGTTCGTCGCGGTCGGCGTGCTGCCCGTGGTGATCGGGCTCGCGGGCGGGGTGCTGGGAGGGGGCGGTGGTGACTGA
- a CDS encoding DUF4244 domain-containing protein, with the protein MYQAVRARLRALVCRVRAVRRDAGMVTSEYAMGIVAAVAFAVVLYKVVTSGPVGTALRNIVQQALDGRM; encoded by the coding sequence ATGTATCAGGCGGTACGGGCACGGCTGCGTGCCCTGGTGTGCAGGGTGCGTGCGGTGCGGAGGGACGCGGGAATGGTGACCTCCGAGTACGCGATGGGGATCGTGGCGGCGGTGGCGTTCGCCGTGGTGCTCTACAAAGTGGTCACCAGCGGGCCGGTCGGCACGGCGCTGCGCAACATCGTGCAGCAGGCGCTCGATGGCCGGATGTGA
- a CDS encoding TadE family type IV pilus minor pilin: MAGCERGRDRGFVTAESAVVLPVLVMFATALVYGLLVVVAQIRCVDAARTGARAAARQDAPAAVVEVTRGAAPSGARVTVSREAGHVRVVVVARPPLLDGLPFDVREEAVAAVEETAGEEA; the protein is encoded by the coding sequence ATGGCCGGATGTGAGCGGGGCCGCGACCGGGGGTTCGTGACGGCGGAGTCGGCCGTGGTGCTGCCCGTGCTGGTGATGTTCGCGACGGCGCTGGTCTACGGGCTGCTGGTGGTGGTGGCACAGATCCGGTGCGTGGACGCGGCACGCACGGGCGCTCGCGCGGCGGCCCGGCAGGACGCGCCCGCAGCGGTCGTCGAGGTGACCCGCGGGGCGGCACCGTCCGGCGCGCGGGTCACGGTGAGCCGGGAGGCCGGGCACGTCCGGGTGGTCGTCGTGGCCAGGCCCCCGCTGCTGGACGGGCTTCCCTTCGACGTACGGGAGGAGGCCGTGGCGGCGGTGGAGGAGACGGCGGGGGAGGAGGCGTGA